In one window of Saccharomyces paradoxus chromosome VII, complete sequence DNA:
- the XRN1 gene encoding chromatin-binding exonuclease XRN1 (Evolutionarily-conserved 5'-3' exonuclease~similar to YGL173C), translating to MGIPKFFRYISERWPMILQLIEGTQIPEFDNLYLDMNSILHNCTHGNDDDVTKRLTEEEVFAKICTYIDHLFQTIKPKKIFYMAIDGVAPRAKMNQQRARRFRTAMDAEKALKKAIENGDEIPKGEPFDSNSITPGTEFMAKLTKNLQYFIHDKISNDSKWREVQIIFSGHEVPGEGEHKIMNFIRHLKSQKDFNQNTRHCIYGLDADLIMLGLSTHGPHFALLREEVTFGRRNSEKKSLEHQNFYLLHLSLLREYMELEFKEIADEMQFEYDFERILDDFILVMFVIGNDFLPNLPDLHLNKGAFPVLLQTFKEALLHTDGYINEHGKINLKRLGVWLDYLSQFELLNFERDDIDVEWFNKQLENISLEGERKRQRVGKKLLVKQQKKLIGSIKPWLMEQLQEKLSPDLPDEKIPTLELPKDLDMKDHLEFLKEFAFDLGLFITRSKSKNSYSLKMDLDSINPDETEEEFQNRVNSIRKTIKKYQNAIIVEDKEELESEKTIYNERFEHWKHGYYHDKLKFTTNSEEKVIDLAKDYVEGLQWVLYYYYRGCPSWSWYYPHHYAPRISDLVKGLDQDIEFDLSKPFTPFQQLMAVLPERSKNLIPPAFRPLMYDEQSPIHDFYPAEVQLDKNGKTADWEAVVLISFVDEKRLIEAMQPYLSKLSPEEKTRNQFGKDLIYSFNPQVDNIYKSPLGGIFSDIEHNHCVEKEYITIPLDSSEIRYGLLPDAKLGAEMLAGFPTLLSLPFTSSLEYNETMVFQQPSKQQSMVLQVTDIYKTNNITLEDFSKRHLNKVIYTRWPYLRESKLVSLTDGKTIYEYQESNDKKNIRFVTKPADTQDKKLFNSLKNSMLRMFAKQKAVKLGPVEAIATVFPVTGLVRNSDGGYIKTFSSTPDHYPLQLVVESVVNEDERYKERGPIPIEEEFPLNSKVIFLGDYAYGGETTIDGYSSDRRLKITVEKKFLDSEPTIGKERLQIDHQAVKYYPSYIVSKNMHLHPLFLSKITSKFMITDATGKHINVGIPVKFEARHQKVLGYARRNPRGWEYSNLTINVLKEYRQTFPDFFFRLSKVGNDIPVLEDLFPNTSTKDAMNSLDGIKQWLKYVSSKFIAVSLESDSLTKTSIAAVEDHIMKYAANIQGHERKQLAKVPREAVLNPRSSFALLRSQKFDLGDRVVYIQDSGKVPIFSKGTVVGYTTLSSSLSIQVLFDHEIVAGNNFGGRLRTNRGLGLDASFLLNITNRQFIYHSKASKKALEKKKQSHNRNNNTKAAHKTPSKQQSEEKLRKERAHDLLNFIKKDTNEKNSEDVNNKNEVPKKDVKPVKKTLLKRPAQKSSENLQVDVTNSEKAPLNNPTVAGSIFNAVANQYSDGVGNNLNIPPPPHPMNVVGGPIPGVSDVADVGLPYNIPPGFIAHPNGLHPLHPHQMPYPNMNGISIPPPPHGFGQPIPFPPPPPMTNLPDQGSHIVVNEKESQDLKKFINGANVGENAKSSRKTESKTRSGTNSTECQSPRSGSNAAERDNKKNESS from the coding sequence ATGGGtattccaaaatttttcaggtACATCTCAGAGAGATGGCCCATGATTTTACAACTTATTGAAGGAACACAGATTCCTGAGTTTGATAACTTATACCTGGATATGAATTCGATTTTACATAATTGTACGCATGGTAACGACGACGATGTGACCAAGCGGTTAACTGAAGAGGAGGTCTTTGCCAAAATCTGTACGTACATCGATCATCTTTTTCAGACAATTAAGCCCAAGAAGATCTTTTACATGGCTATTGATGGTGTGGCCCCTCGTGCGAAGATGAATCAACAAAGAGCTCGTAGGTTCAGAACCGCTATGGATGCAGAAAaagctttgaaaaaggccATTGAGAATGGTGATGAGATTCCCAAGGGCGAGCCATTTGATTCGAATTCTATTACTCCAGGCACGGAGTTTATGGCCAAATTGACCAAAAACTTACAATATTTTATTCATGATAAGATTTCTAACGACTCCAAATGGAGAGAAGTGCAGATTATATTTTCCGGCCATGAAGTTCCAGGTGAAGGTGAACACAAAATCATGAACTTTATAAGGCATTTAAAATCCCAAAAGGATTTCAATCAGAATACGAGACATTGTATCTACGGCCTTGACGCGGATTTGATTATGTTGGGTTTATCTACTCATGGGCCTCATTTTGCTTTGTTAAGAGAAGAAGTCACATTTGGTAGAAGaaatagtgaaaaaaaatcgctCGAACACCAGAATTTCTACTTATTGcatctttctttattaagAGAATACATGGAGTTggaattcaaagaaattgcaGATGAAATGCAATTTGAATATGATTTTGAACGTATTTTGGATGATTTTATTCTTGTCATGTTCGTCATTGGTAATGATTTTTTGCCCAATTTGCCAGATTTGCATCTAAACAAAGGGGCGTTTCCCGTTTTGTTACAAACGTTTAAAGAAGCTCTCTTACATACCGATGGCTACATTAATGAGCATGGtaaaataaatttaaagaGATTAGGTGTCTGGTTGGATTATTTATCTCAATTTGAACTATTAAATTTTGAAAGGGATGATATAGATGTTGAGTGGTTCAACAAGcaattagaaaatatttctttagaaggtgaaaggaaaagacaaagagttggtaaaaaattattggtaaaacaacaaaagaagtTAATCGGAAGTATAAAGCCATGGTTAATGGAGCAATTACAGGAGAAATTATCGCCTGATTTAccagatgaaaaaattccaacTTTAGAGTTACCTAAGGACTTAGACATGAAAGATCATCTAGagtttttaaaagaattcGCTTTCGATTTGGGTCTTTTCATAACGCGTTCCAAATCCAAAAATAGTTATTCCCTAAAAATGGATCTTGATTCTATTAACCCTGACGagacagaagaagaatttcaaaatcgtGTTAATTCTATTaggaaaacaataaaaaaataccaaaatgCTATCATTGTGGaggataaagaagaattagaGTCCGAAAAAACCATTTACAATGAAAGGTTTGAACATTGGAAGCATGGATATTATCACGACAAATTAAAATTTACCACAAAtagtgaagaaaaagtgatAGATCTTGCTAAGGACTACGTTGAAGGTTTACAATGGGTtctatattattattacagAGGATGCCCATCTTGGTCGTGGTATTATCCACACCATTATGCACCAAGAATCTCTGACTTAGTCAAAGGTTTGGATCAAGATATTGAATTTGATTTAAGCAAACCATTTACTCCATTTCAGCAATTAATGGCTGTTTTACCAGAAAGATCCAAAAATCTGATACCTCCAGCTTTTAGGCCATTAATGTACGATGAACAATCACCAATTCACGATTTCTACCCAGCTGAGGTCCAACTTGATAAAAACGGCAAGACGGCTGATTGGGAAGCGGTTGTCTTGATATCATTTGtggatgaaaaaaggtTGATTGAGGCTATGCAACCTTATTTGTCCAAGTTGTCacctgaagaaaaaacgaGGAATCAATTTGGTAAGGACTTGATATACTCGTTTAATCCTCAAGTTGATAATATTTATAAGAGTCCGTTGGGCGGCATTTTTTCTGATATAGAACACAACCATTGTGTCGAAAAAGAGTACATCACCATCCCATTGGACAGTTCCGAGATCCGATATGGTTTATTACCTGATGCTAAACTCGGCGCCGAAATGCTAGCCGGTTTTCCCACGTTACTGTCTTTACCATTTACTAGTTCACTGGAGTACAATGAAACAATGGTCTTCCAACAACCCTCTAAACAACAATCAATGGTTTTACAAGTAActgatatatataaaacTAATAACATTACTTTGGAGGACTTTTCGAAGAGGCATTTGAACAAAGTGATTTATACAAGATGGCCATATTTGAGAGAATCCAAATTGGTCTCTTTGACGGATGGTAAGACTATCTATGAATATCAGGAATCCAAtgataagaaaaacatcAGATTTGTAACAAAACCTGCTGATACTCAGGACAAAAAACTATTCAATAGTTTGAAGAATTCAATGCTAAGGATGTTTGCTAAACAGAAAGCTGTTAAATTGGGGCCTGTAGAAGCTATTGCTACTGTCTTCCCTGTGACTGGTTTGGTGAGAAATTCTGATGGTGGTTATATTAAGACCTTTAGTTCCACTCCAGATCACTATCCGTTGCAACTAGTTGTTGAATCTGTTGTCaacgaagatgaaagaTACAAAGAAAGAGGGCCTATTCCTATCGAAGAGGAATTCCCATTGAATTCAAAAGTCATTTTCTTGGGTGATTATGCCTATGGCGGTGAAACCACTATTGATGGTTACAGTAGTGACCGCAGGCTGAAGATTACTGtagaaaagaagttttTGGATAGTGAACCCACTATTGGCAAAGAAAGGTTACAAATTGATCATCAAGCGGTTAAATATTACCCATCTTATATTGTGTCTAAGAACATGCACCTACATCCCTTGTTTTTGTCCAAGATTACTTCCAAGTTCATGATTACTGACGCTACCGGTAAACACATTAATGTTGGTATCCCCGTCAAGTTCGAAGCGAGACACCAAAAGGTTTTGGGTTACGCAAGGAGAAATCCAAGAGGCTGggaatattcaaatttaaCTATAAATGTATTGAAAGAGTACAGACAGACTTTCccagatttttttttccggtTGTCAAAGGTAGGTAATGACATCCCAGTTTTGGAAGACCTTTTCCCAAACACCTCCACTAAGGATGCCATGAATTCATTAGATGGTATCAAACAATGGCTAAAGTATGTCTCATCGAAGTTTATCGCGGTATCTTTGGAGTCTGACTCCCTAACTAAGACATCGATTGCGGCTGTGGAAGATCATATCATGAAATATGCAGCTAACATTCAAGGTcatgaaagaaaacagttAGCCAAAGTTCCTCGCGAGGCTGTTTTGAATCCAAGATCATCATTTGCACTCTTGCGTAGTCAAAAGTTCGATTTAGGTGACCGTGTTGTTTACATCCAGGATTCTGGTAAGGTACCAATTTTCTCAAAGGGTACTGTTGTTGGTTACACCACTCTCAgttcatcattatcaattCAAGTCTTATTTGATCATGAAATCGTGGCTGGTAATAACTTTGGCGGTAGATTACGCACGAATAGAGGGTTAGGCCTTGATGCCTCTTTCTTGTTGAACATTACCAACAGACAATTCATTTATCATTCTAAGGCTTCCAAGAAGGCgttggaaaagaaaaaacaatcTCATAATAGgaataataataccaaAGCTGCTCATAAAACTCCGTCAAAGCAGCAATCTGAAGAAAAGCTTAGGAAAGAAAGAGCGCAtgatttattgaatttcatcaaaaaggataccaatgaaaagaattcAGAAGATGTAAACAATAAAAACGAGGTGCCCAAAAAAGATGTCAAACCTGTCAAGAAAACCTTGTTAAAAAGGCCAGCTCAGAAAAGTAGTGAAAACCTGCAAGTTGATGTGACCAATTCTGAGAAAGCGCCACTAAATAATCCAACTGTTGCCGGCTCTATTTTCAATGCCGTAGCAAATCAATATTCTGATGGCGTTGGCaataatttgaatattcCACCTCCACCTCATCCAATGAATGTGGTTGGAGGACCCATTCCTGGAGTCAGTGATGTTGCAGACGTTGGTTTGCCGTACAATATTCCCCCAGGTTTTATTGCCCATCCTAATGGTCTTCACCCACTACATCCTCACCAAATGCCTTATCCTAATATGAATGGAATATCTATTccaccaccaccacatGGATTTGGCCAACCGATTCCCTTCCCACCTCCACCTCCTATGACAAATCTTCCAGATCAAGGAAGTCATATTGTTGtcaatgaaaaggaaagccaagatttgaaaaaattcatcaatggtGCAAATGTTGGGGAAAACGCTAAGAGCAGTAGAAAAACCGAGAGTAAAACCCGTTCTGGCACAAACTCTACCGAATGTCAATCGCCAAGGTCAGGAAGCAATGCTGCTGAACGTGATAATAAGAAGAACGAATCTAGTTAA